The uncultured Sunxiuqinia sp. genomic sequence ACTGTTTTCCAGCCCCACAGCCTCAAGAGAAGCTTACAAATCCGTCTCATTTTGTCAGTTGATCAACTTTTGATGAATGTTTTTTGCTGACGCAAAAGTCTCCAAAAATTCAATAGCTAGCTGCGTGGCTTCTTTTAAAAGATGATTGCCATTGTACGATACGATAATCATTAAAAATTGCTTGGTTTGATCGGACACCCCAGTGCGAACCGAATCGGATGTTGAAGTTCCAAAAGCACCTTGCGCGTCGCGAAAAACAGGCATTCCTTCAATATTTAATTCTCCCCTCCCCAGTCCTTTGTATGGCTCATCGGCTTTTCCAATCCCCATTTGGATATTTCCATCAATCCGGTTATTGTCGTAGCCCCCAATTGAAAAACCGGTACTTATAGAAACCAAGTTCAGTAAATCGACAACATTATTAATTTGATAAAGTCCGTTTCCCTTTACCACCCGACGCAAGAGAGCTTCCGCAGAAAGTCGGTAACGTGCCGGATCTTTACCACAAGCTTTGTAAGCTTCGCGGGCAGCTGCAATAGCATGGTTATGGCGAATGTCTTCAACATTCAAATCAGTAGCAACTTCATCGCACGTTGCATTGATTTGCTCCCACAATTGAGTGTTTTGGTCATGAATTTTCACATCGCATAAAATACACGAGAGATGAATATCCGGGCAAGCTTGTCTCAATTCTTCTGCAATATCAATGTTAATCATGATACTCTATTTGTAATCGGATAAAAACAAAAATAAAAAATGAAGTGAAAATACCGGACCAATCAATACTAAAAAAATACTTCGGTGCGAATATTCTCCGGAGCGACGCCATAGTCTTCTAAAATAGAAGTGGCTTCTTCAATCATTTCAGAATTACCACATAGGTAACAAATGGTATTTTCGGCCACCTTATTCTCCCTCAAATAATAGGTTACCCGACCAAAATAGTTGCCTTTATCTTCGCGCGACGTGCACAAGCAAATACGGTTCGGACAAAAAGCGTCACTACCGTAAGCTTCATCAGCAAAATGAACACCGTGCAGTAGATGATAATTCAGATTGGTGTAGCTTGTTGCAAACGAATGAAATGGACTTATTCCGGTACCCGTAGCAATAAATAAAACCGGCGCATCTCCAAATGACTGGTCATCTAAAATAAAAAATCCTCGCGGACCTTCTACTTCAATCGAACTACCTACTTTCAGATACCTCAGATATCGTGAAAAATCACCATCCTTAATTTCACGAACTAAAAAGGATAAGCGATCTTCCTTTTCGGAACTGTAGATTGAATACTCCCGTCCCTCTCCTGTGTCTGGGTTACGGAGAACAGCATACTGGCCGGGTTTAAAACTAAAATTATTTCGATCGAGGTGAATGAGAAAGGTTTCAGGAGTTAAGGTCTCAATCTCCTGAACCGCGTGTAAATTCTTTTCCATAAGCTAAATTTTTCAGGCATTCACGTGCCTTTCCGCATGATAGGACGAGCGAACCAACGGGCTGCTCTCGACATAGCGGAATCCTCTTTTATAGGCTTCTTTTCTATAGGTTTCAAACTGTTCGGGGATGATGTACTCCACAACCTTCATGAGATTTGGTGCCGGCTGTAGGTATTGTCCTAAAGTAAGTACTTTGCATCCGGCTTCCTTCAGGTCGTCCATTGCTTCAAGCACTTCTTCGGGAGTTTCTCCAAGCCCCAGCATAATGCCTGATTTGGCAACTATTCCAGCCTCGGCGATGTACGATATTACTTTCAAGCTACGATCATA encodes the following:
- a CDS encoding phenylalanine--tRNA ligase beta subunit-related protein yields the protein MINIDIAEELRQACPDIHLSCILCDVKIHDQNTQLWEQINATCDEVATDLNVEDIRHNHAIAAAREAYKACGKDPARYRLSAEALLRRVVKGNGLYQINNVVDLLNLVSISTGFSIGGYDNNRIDGNIQMGIGKADEPYKGLGRGELNIEGMPVFRDAQGAFGTSTSDSVRTGVSDQTKQFLMIIVSYNGNHLLKEATQLAIEFLETFASAKNIHQKLIN
- a CDS encoding FAD-dependent oxidoreductase: MEKNLHAVQEIETLTPETFLIHLDRNNFSFKPGQYAVLRNPDTGEGREYSIYSSEKEDRLSFLVREIKDGDFSRYLRYLKVGSSIEVEGPRGFFILDDQSFGDAPVLFIATGTGISPFHSFATSYTNLNYHLLHGVHFADEAYGSDAFCPNRICLCTSREDKGNYFGRVTYYLRENKVAENTICYLCGNSEMIEEATSILEDYGVAPENIRTEVFF